The sequence ATTATGATGTTAGAAACATTATATGAAAAAAATAAAGAATACTTTGATGCCTTAAACATTTACATCGCTGCAGCGGAGTTGAAATTAGAGCAACTGCGAACAAAAACGATTCCAGAGCTAGAGAAAAAGGCATTACAGTCACAAAATCAAATGGACGTGCAAGAAGTCAATGATATGATTCAATTTGCTGATCGACTTGAAAAACGGATTCATGATTTAAAATTAAGTCGACAAATTACAATTCAAACGGCACCGCAAATTCGGCTCATTCAACATGTCAATCAAACGTTAGTTGAACGTATTCAATCGTCCATTTTAACAGCCATTCCACTCTGGAAAAATCAACTTGTTATCGCACTAACGCTCTTCCGCCAAAAGAAAGCGGTAGAGGCACAAAAAGCGGTAACAAAAACGACGAATGAGCTGTTGCTGCGTAACTCGGAAATGTTAAAAATGAATACGATTGAAGCAGCCAAAGAGAATGAAGAAGGGCTTGTTAGCATCGATACGTTAAAAAAGACGCAAGAAAATTTATTAGAAACACTTGAAGAAACATTGAAAATTCAACAAGAAGGGCGCATGAAGCGTCAGCAAGTGGAACGAGAGCTTGTTGAAATGGAAGAACAATTAAAACAGAGGTTGCTTACACTAAAAAGGGCTGAATAAAATCAGCTCTTTTTTATTGATTTTATATACCTGTTAGGGTATGATGTAAAAGGGAGGTAAGACAACATGACTTATATAGTAATCGGTGTGCTCGTGCTATATGCTTTATATTATCGCTATGTACCTGTTCGTGGTGTCAAAGAGTTGACGTCTTTATCATCATATGAACAAGTGACGTTGCTTGATGTACGTGACTACAACGAGGCAGACGAAATGAATGGGGCTCTCCGCGTTCCCGTTGCATACTTAAAACGTTATTATCAAACCATTCCGAACCGTCAAGTGATTGTCATTGCAAAAAGCAATCTAGCGAAAAATGTCGCGATCCGTTTACTTAGACGTTATCATTTCTCAATAGAAGGATATTATATAAAAGGGCACGAGCATGTAAATGAGTTAAATATGGTAAAATGTCACTAACTGTTCAAACTTTATGAAGCAATTGTTTGTTATAATACGGTTACACGTACTTGTATACGGAGGGGATGTACAATGAGAAAAATCGTCATTGTTGGTGGTGTGGCTGGAGGTGCTTCCGCTGCGGCACGTTTGCGTCGGTTAAGCGAAAAAGATGAAATCATTATGTTTGAACGCGGTGAATATATTTCATTCGCAAACTGCGGGCTCCCTTATTACATTGGGGATGTCATTCAAGAACGAAGCAAGTTGCTTGTTCAAACGGTTGATGGCATGTCAAAACGGTTTCGTATTGATGTGCGTAACTTAAGTGAAGTGACGAGTATTAATCGTGAGCGAAAAACGGTAACGGTAAAACATTTACGAACAGATGAACAATATGAACAACCGTATGATGTTCTTATTTTATCGCCAGGGGCAAAACCAATCGTCCCACCAATTCCAGGTATAGACGAAGCAAAAGCGCTTTTTACGTTGCGCAATGTGCCTGATACGGATCGTATTCGCTCGTTCGTTGATAATGAAAAACCGAAACGAGCTGTCGTTATCGGTGGTGGCTTTATCGGTGTAGAAATGGCTGAGAACTTAACAGAACGCGGTGTGCATGTGACGCTTGTAGAAATGGCGAATCAAGTGATGGCACCGATCGATTACGAGATGGCAGCGATTGTGCATACACATATGAAAGAGCACGGCGTTGACTTGATTTTAGAAGATGGCGTACAGGCGTTTGAAAACGAAGGACGGCGCGTCGTGTTAAAAAGTGGACGCACGATCGAAACAGATATGATTATTTTAGCCATTGGTGTCCAGCCAGAAAACCAATTGGCGAAAGAGGCAGGATTAGAACTTGGTTTTCGTGGTGCCATTAAAGTGAACGAACATTTACAAACGTCTGATCCGAACATTTTTGCGATCGGTGATGCTATTGAAGTGAAAAGCTTCATTCATGGATTTGAAACA comes from Anoxybacillus flavithermus and encodes:
- a CDS encoding toxic anion resistance protein; this translates as MSKNDEMLWTSSIDSLLASPFGEVTEASVNPSSPRLIDQLKEEHRQKALALAEQIDPRNHQAILQYGVAAQAELSRFSHSILNHVQKKDVGPVGEVIHELMIKMREVNVEELTMTKKSFLARMLQSVTQSVQHILSKYQKLGVEIDRIADQLEKHRQMLFRDIMMLETLYEKNKEYFDALNIYIAAAELKLEQLRTKTIPELEKKALQSQNQMDVQEVNDMIQFADRLEKRIHDLKLSRQITIQTAPQIRLIQHVNQTLVERIQSSILTAIPLWKNQLVIALTLFRQKKAVEAQKAVTKTTNELLLRNSEMLKMNTIEAAKENEEGLVSIDTLKKTQENLLETLEETLKIQQEGRMKRQQVERELVEMEEQLKQRLLTLKRAE
- the cdr gene encoding CoA-disulfide reductase; its protein translation is MRKIVIVGGVAGGASAAARLRRLSEKDEIIMFERGEYISFANCGLPYYIGDVIQERSKLLVQTVDGMSKRFRIDVRNLSEVTSINRERKTVTVKHLRTDEQYEQPYDVLILSPGAKPIVPPIPGIDEAKALFTLRNVPDTDRIRSFVDNEKPKRAVVIGGGFIGVEMAENLTERGVHVTLVEMANQVMAPIDYEMAAIVHTHMKEHGVDLILEDGVQAFENEGRRVVLKSGRTIETDMIILAIGVQPENQLAKEAGLELGFRGAIKVNEHLQTSDPNIFAIGDAIEVKSFIHGFETFIPLAWPANRQGRLVADYINGHDVKYNGTLGTSIAKIFHMTVAATGLNEKILKHHGIDYEVVHVHPMSHASYYPGATQMTLKLIFDRQSRIYGAQAVGQDGVDKRIDVIATAIKGGLTVYDLPDLELAYAPPFSSAKDPVNMAGYVASNLLDGMVETVQWHEIDNIVANGGLLIDVRTPKELETRGAIPGSINIPLDDLRDRLHELPKDQTIYVTCQVGLRGYLATRILKEHGFEAKNLDGGYKLYSSVK